Part of the Candidatus Kaelpia aquatica genome, ATGATTATCCGATGATATAAATACATTGGGATCAAAATTAGGCGAACTTACCGCAGCTATAATTTCACCTGAATCAACATCCATAGCAAGAAAACACCCTGTATAAGGAGAGAGCAGTTCTTCAGCCTTTTGCTGTAAATCTAAATCGATAGTTAGATATATATCTAATCCCCTTTTCGGCTCCTCGCGACTCAAAATCTCTATAATTCTACCCTGATTGTCAACTTTAACCAACATTCCACCATCACTGCCTTTTAAATAAGGCTCAAACTCTTTCTCCGCTCCGCTCTTACCAATATAAGAACTAAATCTATAGCCATAAGGCTTTAGTTCTTTCAGCTCGTCTTCAGAGATCTCGCCAAGGTAGCCTAATAAATGAGAGGCAACAGTACCATTGGAGTAGTATCTCTTAATATTTTCAGATATAAGCAGTCCTGAGATATTTCTGTATTTCTCCTTTAGAAAGAGCGCCCTTTCAAAATCAACATTGGAGACTAATGTTAATGGAGCAAAGGGAGCCTTAAACTTAAGCTTGTAAATATTTTTTAAATCTTCTATATCAATATCAAACTCTCTGTTTATAATTTCAAATATTTCGCTCCTATTTTTGATTCTATCGGGAAGTACCTGTATCGAGAAATTTAAACGATTCCCGGCTAGCTCTCTACCATAACGGTCTAAAATATTACCTCTATAGCCACTTAATGGTAAGACTCTAAGGTAATTATTAAGACTCATCTCCCGATAATAATCACCTTTAATAATCTGAAAATAGAAGACTCTTAAAATGATCAGCACCAGAGATATAGCTAAGAATATTTTATATATCTTGGAAAACATTTTTCTACGTAATTCTGTGTAAAGTATAGTATTATTATTAAAATTAAATTTGAGGCTAAACTCAAAAGATAGACTTTTATACTGCCGTTATACCTTATTAAAAACGAAAAATTGCAGATGGTCCTTACAAAAATAAACCCTAGGAACAAGAACAAAAAATTGAATACTCTATTGCAGTGAAACATCTTTAGTTGCCATTTTTTTATAAAATAGATCATAAAATAAGAGAGAAAATAGAGCCCTACAAATGAGAAGCTGAACATCTCAGCAGCCAAAGCAGATGCCAGGAGGCTATTATAACTAAATTCATCATCAAAGAGCAGGGAATATAAAAAGATAAAAGATATCAGATCTACTCCGCTAAATATCTTTAAAACTCCAGCAATAATTAAAGAGATAGCGTATAGCATTATTCCTGTACTACTATTAAAATATCTTCGACCTTAGAGAGATCGACAAAAGGTTCAACATCAGCAACTTTATACATCTGAGAAGCATGCATATAGATATTAACTACTCTTCCAATAGCTATCCCCTTAGGCAACAGGCCTTTCCCTGAAGTTACTACTGTATCTCCTATTTTAATGTCACTATCGATGTTGATGTAAAGCAATTTTGGATTACAGCCCTTACCCCTGCCTGTTAACAATGCAATCTCCCTGGTAGAAGATATACGAACAGAGATACTAAAGCTGGGATCAAAATAAGGCAGTATGAAGGCAAAGTTTGCACCCAGATCATCAACTATCCCTGCAAATCCCTCCGGAGTAATCGCTGCGCCGTTCTTCCTTACACCATCCCTGCTTCCTTTATCTATTAAAAATCTAGATCTCAACTCTTCTTCAATTCTAGAGTTTATATTGGCCACAATGGGCTCTTTTAAACTCTTTTTTAACTCTAAATAATCTTTAAGATTTTTATTTTCATTTTCTAAATCTTCTATTCTGCAAAGCTGACCTTGATTCTCTCTCAATATCCGAGCTATACCTTCTTGAGAAACATCTTCTTTCTTATTTAATACTTTAATGAAAGATAATCTTGAAATATTTGACGACAGTTGAAATAGAGTATTTTGAAAAAAACCTTTTAAGAAAAAAAGGATTATAAATAAGGAGACTGTAATTAGACCTCTTTTCATCTATTGTTCAGGACAAAAGCTTTCTAAGATTCTAGCTTAGGCTGGACCATAACTCTCTTTAAATATCTCAATTCACTCAATACCTTACCAGTACCCAACGCAACAGCAGTTAAAGGATCATCTGCAACATGGACAGGAAGCCCTGTCTCTTCAGTTATCAAAAGATCCAAACCCCTAAGAAGTGCACCTCCTCCGGCTAAAACAATTCCAACCTCTATTAAATCAGCAGAGAGCTCGGGGGGGGTTCTTTCAAGGGTAAACCTGGTTACCTCCAGTATTTGAGTGATAGGCTCAGCCATAGCCTCTCTCACTTCTTCAGAAGTTATAGATACTGACTTAGGAAGACCTGTAACTATATCGCGCCCCCTAACCTCCATTGTCAACTCTTCTTCTAAAGGATAGGCCGATCCGATCTTTATCTTAATATCTTCGGCAGTCCTCTCTCCAATCATAAGGTTATAGGTCTTCTTCATATGCTGGATTATAGCTTCGTCCATCTCATCCCCGCCTATTCTAATGCTTTTTGCCAACACCAACCCAGCCAGAGATATAACTGCTATTTCAGTAGTACCTCCACCTATGTCTATCACCATATTACCTATAGGCTCATATATCGGCAGTCCTACTCCTATTGCAGCAGCAACAGGCTCCTCTATAAGGTATACCTCTCTAGCGCCTGCATGAAGAGCTGAATCCTTAACAGCCCTCTTCTCGACTTCGGTAATTCCAGACGGTATAGCTATTACAACGCGGGGTTTTAGTAAGAACTTTTTCCTGTTTACCTTGGTTATAAAATACCTCAACATCTGTTCGGCTACTTCAAAGTCAGTTATCACTCCATCCTGAAGTGGTCTAATAGCAACTATATTACCGGGTGTCTTCCCCAGCATTCTTTTGGCTTCCTCTCCAACAGCTAGAACGCGGTTCTGACTTCTCTCTATTGCAACAACTGAAGGCTCGCATAAAATAATTCCCTCACCTTTAACGTAGACAAGAGTAGTCGCGGTACCTAAATCTATACCGATATCAGAAGAGAAAGACGAGGCTATACCCTTATAAAGAGAGCTTAGTTTTTTCCACATTTTTAATAAGCGCATTTTTGCCATAATAAACTGATATATTCTATCAATTTGCTGTATTTAAGTCAAACTACAAATAACATTATTAACCAAAATATCATACAATTTCAATACAATTATCTAATATACTGTTTAAATCTTCAACAAAACCAGGATAGGACACAGCTATTGGATCCAAGCAATCTATAGTCGACTCTCCTTTGGCTAATACAGCAGCTACTATATTAACCATGGCAGTCCTATGATCAGAGAAGCTCAATAAATCGGAGTAACTAAGTGCCTCCACTCCCTTTATCAAAACATCCTCACCTAGAACCTCTATTCTAGCCCCCATATTTGTTAAATTTGTTACTATAGAGTTTATTCGATCCGTCTCTTTTACCCTCAACTCCGAAACACCCTCTATATAACTATCTCCTTCTGCAAGAGCAGCAGCAAGAAAGAGGAGAGGCAGTTCGTCTATAAGAGACGGGATCTCTTCTTTAGATACATTGACCCCTTTTAATCTGGAAGTTGATACAACTATATCAGCAGAAGGTTCGGATATAACAGAATCTCTCTCGCTGAGAGTAAGATCAAT contains:
- a CDS encoding rod shape-determining protein, which produces MRLLKMWKKLSSLYKGIASSFSSDIGIDLGTATTLVYVKGEGIILCEPSVVAIERSQNRVLAVGEEAKRMLGKTPGNIVAIRPLQDGVITDFEVAEQMLRYFITKVNRKKFLLKPRVVIAIPSGITEVEKRAVKDSALHAGAREVYLIEEPVAAAIGVGLPIYEPIGNMVIDIGGGTTEIAVISLAGLVLAKSIRIGGDEMDEAIIQHMKKTYNLMIGERTAEDIKIKIGSAYPLEEELTMEVRGRDIVTGLPKSVSITSEEVREAMAEPITQILEVTRFTLERTPPELSADLIEVGIVLAGGGALLRGLDLLITEETGLPVHVADDPLTAVALGTGKVLSELRYLKRVMVQPKLES
- the mreC gene encoding rod shape-determining protein MreC, producing MKRGLITVSLFIILFFLKGFFQNTLFQLSSNISRLSFIKVLNKKEDVSQEGIARILRENQGQLCRIEDLENENKNLKDYLELKKSLKEPIVANINSRIEEELRSRFLIDKGSRDGVRKNGAAITPEGFAGIVDDLGANFAFILPYFDPSFSISVRISSTREIALLTGRGKGCNPKLLYINIDSDIKIGDTVVTSGKGLLPKGIAIGRVVNIYMHASQMYKVADVEPFVDLSKVEDILIVVQE